One stretch of Eupeodes corollae chromosome 2, idEupCoro1.1, whole genome shotgun sequence DNA includes these proteins:
- the LOC129945465 gene encoding negative elongation factor E, which yields MVYIHFPSQLTEEEHMLQAKYQKLKKKKKALHALKAPKQEPEKPPSLKRPTDARDAREVARKLIKSGAIPAIQKQQTKQDQTSFKRPKGQERKRVIPEASVSAYQPFSSTQNDVAQENISEIIKEEPRMQDLYQKFATERDREERGLNEKGLDPATSDKPRAGHTIFVSGNKVTEEFLKKNFTEFGTIVNVSMEIEKGRGFVTFSKPESADRAIVEMHSKSIGGISLQVQLARRQPQIEPINDASSSAVWSTIAASKSQKGSHKDRREMVIYNEDLFQ from the exons aTGGTTTATATTCATTTTCCTTCCCAACTAACTGAAGAGGAACATATGCTTCAGgctaaatatcaaaaactaaaaaagaaa aaaaaagccTTACATGCCCTCAAAGCACCCAAGCAGGAACCCGAAAAGCCACCATCATTAAAACGTCCCACAGATGCTCGAGATGCCCGTGAAGTTGCTAGAAAACTCATCAAAAGCGGAGCTATTCCGGCAATTCAAAAGCAACAAACTAAACAAGACCAAACCTCGTTCAAACGACCCAAGGGTCAGGAAAGGAAACGTGTCATCCCAGAGGCAAGTGTTTCTGCGTATCAACCGTTTTCATCGACTCAAAACGATGTGGCACAAGAAAATATAAGTGAGATCATCAAAGAGGAACCAAGAATGCAAGATCTATATCAGAAGTTTGCAACCGAAAGAGATCGCGAAGAACGCGGACTCAACGAGAAGGGTTTGGATCCGGCAACTAGCGACAAGCCACGCGCTggacatacaatttttgtttctggCAACAAAGTTACAGAAGAGTTCTTGAAGAAGAACTTCACTGAGTTCGGAACAATTGTAAATGTTTCAATGGAAATTGAAAAAGG ACGTGGATTTGTGACGTTTTCGAAACCTGAATCGGCTGATCGAGCTATTGTGGAAATGCACAGCAAGAGTATAGGGGGGATTAGCTTACAAGTGCAACTTGCTAGACGCCAACCCCAAATCGAACCAATCAATGATGCTTCCTCGTCAGCTGTTTGGTCAACAATTG CTGCCAGCAAGTCCCAAAAAGGTAGCCACAAGGATCGCCGTGAAATGGTCATATACAATGAAGACCTGTTTCaataa
- the LOC129947948 gene encoding pseudouridylate synthase 7 homolog has translation MGRNSHNFKRGGHNHRGNNRGNNRGGYRGHNQRDSRGGNHFSKPRNSYGSNNGASGRSDYVQKVSLKENQVGITEFITAGKGFTGVLKARFSDFHVNEIDLDGTIANLNDYTIPKAEDPDYGISTEELEKCKNEISDVVTDDLWKQIDEIAKGTRTEPLEIEVTELDKDKRTTIHKVVKKLYETECNSCTVAKDGDLKFIKISQSNRKGGSRNKWLFPGEFVHFLMYKENMDTSEVAVILANSLSLKPSQVNYCGTKDKRGKTTQKFCIKKRQPSQIVSAVKRLSSVKVGNFTFHDKVVKLGELKGNRFRIALRHIDGDREEIDKILQSVREFGFINYYGLQRFGNNAEIPTYQIGIALLKSDYKTACELILKPRDNDIPFMRKIRETWWKDRDSKAAADMFYNDRFIEKKLLNGLSEYGESDYANALRKIPRNMLLLYTHAYQSLIFNRIASKRIKEHGLKLMVGDLVYRNQDELDEIAAEIETELPVAEEDADKDDDEVENPKEADSAFKQKVKSLTEEDISSGKYTIFDVVLPLPGYDITYPANELEQWYEDILAEEDLNSDKLKHGVKTYSLSGAYRKLLIKPQNMSWYFKTYNSPQEDVIPSHFEKKIKEKIEESANGQISENKEESENEGKFTALVLDFCLPASVYATMFLREMLKSDTSSASQAELGKSEMKKFEEKNSPKVDQQEEMNTETKETEDENSIKDEGEEIKVKSVEVEEKKQIEDETSLSNEKTAAKRAIDQDNDDVQDLDAKRTKQENE, from the exons ATGGGAAGAAATTCACATAATTTTAAACGTGGGGGCCACAATCATAGAGGAAACAATCGTGGAAATAATAGAGGAGGCTATAGAGGCCATAATCAAAGAGATTCCAGAGGaggaaatcatttttcaaaaccaaggAATTCCTATGGTTCAAACAATGGTGCTTCGGGAAG ATCAGATTATGTTCAAAAAGTATCCCTTAAAGAAAACCAGGTTGGTATAACAGAATTCATTACCGCTGGCAAAGGATTCACTGGAGTTCTCAAAGCTAGATTCTCTGACTTTCATGTGAACGAAATCGATTTAGATGGAACTATTGCCAATTTGAATGATTATACAATTCCAAAAGCAGAAGATCCTGATTATG GCATTTCCACCGAAGAacttgaaaaatgcaaaaacgaAATCTCTGATGTTGTCACTGATGATCTATGGAAGCAAATTGATGAAATTGCTAAAGGCACACGAACTGAACCATTGGAAATTGAAGTCACCGAATTGGATAAGGACAAGAGGACAACAATTCATAAAGTGGTGAAGAAATTATATGAAACAGAATGCAATAGTTGTACAGTGGCAAAAGATGGAGACTTAAAGTTCATCAAAATAAGCCAGTCAAATCGAA aAGGAGGAAGTAGGAACAAATGGCTGTTTCCTGGAGAATTTGTTCATTTTCTAATGTACAAGGAAAACATGGACACATCCGAAGTAGCTGTGATCTTAGCCAATTCACttag TTTAAAACCATCGCAAGTGAATTACTGTGGCACGAAGGACAAACGTGGCAAGACGACTCAAAAATTCTGCATTAAAAAGAGACAACCTAGTCAAATTGTTTCGGCTGTTAAACGTTTGTCGTCGGTTAAGGTCGGAAACTTCACGTTTCACGATAAAGTCGTGAAGCTGGGAGAGCTCAAAGGAAACAG gtttcgTATAGCACTTCGTCATATTGATGGAGATCGAGAGGAGATCGACAAAATATTGCAAAGTGTCAGGGAATTTGGTTTCATAAACTACTACGGCCTTCAGCGGTTTGGAAACAATGCTGAAATTCCAACTTATCAAATTGGCATTGCTTTATTAAAAAGTGACTACAAAACG GCGTGTGAATTAATTCTGAAACCTCGTGATAACGATATTCCGTTCATGCGGAAGATCCGTGAAACTTGGTGGAAGGATAGAGACTCCAAAGCTGCAGCTGACATGTTCTACAATGATAGATTCATTGAGAAGAAACTCTTGAATGGGTTGTCTGAATATGGGGAGAGCGATTACGCCAATGCCCTGCGAAag ATTCCAAGAAACATGCTCCTATTGTACACACACGCCTATCAAAGTTTAATCTTCAACCGCATTGCCTCGAAGAGAATTAAGGAACACGGACTGAAGTTAATGGTTGGTGATTTGGTTTATCGCAATCAGGATGAATTGGATGAAATAGCCGCTGAAATCGAAACTGAACTACCTGTTGCCGAAGAAGACGCAGACAAAGATGACGATGAGGTTGAAAATCCAAAAGAAGCAGACTCAGcattcaaacaaaaagtaaaatcacTAACCGAGGAAGATATCTCAAGTGGGAAGTATACAATATTCGACGTTGTCCTTCCACTTCCTGGCTATGATATAACCTATCCTGCTAATGAATTAGAACAATGGTATGAAGACATTCTCGCCGAAGAGGATTTAAATTCTGATAAACTGAAGCACGGTGTGAAAACCTATTCACTATCAGGTGCTTACAGAAAGTTGCTGATCAAGCCACAGAATATGTCTTGGTACTTTAAGACTTATAATTCACCACAAGAAGATGTCATTCCATCACATTtcgagaagaaaataaaagaaaagatagaAGAATCAGCAAATGGGCAAATAAGTGAAAACAAAGAAGAGTCAGAGAATGAGGGAAAGTTTACAGCATTGGTGTTAGATTTTTGCTTGCCAGCTTCTGTCTATGCAACGATGTTTCTAAGAGAGATGTTGAAGTCTGATACTTCATCGGCTAGTCAAGCTGAATTGGGTAAATCGGAAATGAAGAAATTCGAGGagaaaaattctccaaaagttgATCAACAAGAAGAAATGAATACAGAAACGAAAGAAACTGAAGACGAAAATTCAATCAAAGATGAAGGAGAAGAAATTAAAGTCAAATCTGTGGAAGtggaagagaaaaaacaaattgaagatGAAACATCTTTGTCAAATGAAAAGACCGCTGCAAAACGTGCAATTGATCAAGATAATGACGATGTCCAAGACTTGGAtgcaaaaagaacaaaacaggaaaatgaatga